The genome window ATGTGGTGACAAAAACACCCGTGTCAATTGCCCTAATGCCACCAAATAGCCACCATTTTATATTTTGCCACCTTATTTTTGCCAcctcaaaattggtcaaaattatTTGCCACCGCTTCTTGTTTGCTACGGTCTACCTTGTTTGCTACCGATTTGCCACCATTTAACCACCATGTTTGCTACCGATTTGCCACCATTTAACCACCATGTTTGCTACCAATTTTCCACCATTTAACCACAATTTTCATTGAAAAGTTTTATACGGTCGACCTTGTTTGCACCATTTAACCACCATGTTTGCTACCGATTTGCCACCATTTAACCACCATGAGCTTGCACTAGTACAGAAGTGAGCATTAGACGCGGTTAAAATAGTTTTTAGTCGCGGTTTCTAACCCTGACTTAAAATGCCGTGGCTAAAAATGTATTGTTTATAAGACGCGGTTTGCTGAACCCCGTCTTAAAATAAACCACCGCGACTAAAAAGATGTTCATACTTTCACAGATATATTTTTAGTCAGCATTATGAACCGCGACTTAAAATCGTTTTACAATTTTAGAAAAAGTTTTTAGTCAGTGTTAGATGAACCGCGACTTAAAGTCGTTTACAATTTTAAGAAAGGTTTTAGTTGGTGTTGGATGAACCGCGACTTATAACCAATGTTGTAAGTGCTGTAAAATTTCAAAACAAAAATTTGTAGTTAAAAAGAGAGGTAAAAATGACATAACAAGCAGTAAAAAAAATAATCTCCACTCCAACATAGACGTCAAATCCAATCAGTCCTTTTATATATTCAACGTAGTCAAATCTGGACAAGTAAAAAGTGACCCAATACACATTAAACCCGAACAAACTatagggttgagatcctgtacaaacagtgctaattataagaaccgtaagaacagatctgaaccattgttaatttaaatcaagggttgatattgattataaataaaactcttataattaaaaattactactaacaaattaggggtaattttgtaaaattgctagtcatttgaccattttctattaaatacaaattccaccaaggttttttaaactaaaataacttttatatacttcattattttttttaaaaatatataccataaaatcaagtatttttttatctttaatatgagtaccatattgctataccttttcgtatttataaaagtgttttttaaaaaaagttaacaaaaggtgttttatatttgtgctaataaggtgctgattatgtgttaattacaaaataatacaaacaaacaccaaaagtagatataatcagcacatctggtgtgctgataatggagaacgattgaagatgttgtgctaatgtcgtttatgttgataatggagaacgattcgaggacgatgtgctgataatgaagaacgattaatgatgttgtgctaattatatagtgttgtgctgattatattttttgtaattatttttaattagttataaataaatatggtcaaaaagtctaaattacccctaaactaattttttattgatggacacttgtcaattatgtattggttcttatggttcttacaaacttaagtgtttgtatttgatcccattccacaAACTATATTTAAACTAAGGAATGCCCAACCCGTCAAATAAAATTGGCATCAATTCCTTCAACGTCTTTTCTATATCTTCATCTGTAGCCACTTTCGTGTCGTTCCACatctaaaaaatagaaaatattataattattagaAATTAGTTAACATCAACGAACAAATTGTTACAAACACATAACTACTCGTATGTGTGTGTGAGCATTTTTGCGCAATTATCTTGTATATACTTATGCAAATCTAAAAAATAATTAAGAAATAGACTTACTCTGGGAAATTGCTTTTGATACACATTGACAAAATCGAACACAGATTGAAGAAGTATATAGCCGCATTCCCATGTCTCAGCTTGTTGATTGCACTACAATAAATTAACAATCATTATTTAttcaaatttttgaaaatcaaactAGTAAATAGAAAACAAACTTACATTAACCATATCaaatgtgggttttattggcagCAAGGCGCTTTCAATCACACTTGTAAGAAGATAGCGGCTATGATTCTTGTTGCCCTTTTTGAATAGTGAATCTAAAATATATACCCGTCGTACTTTTACGGCAATAATGAACAAAGTCCAATGTCCACTACAAAAAGTAAAGTTAAAGCATAGTTAATGAATTGTACTAATAAAACAAAGAAAGTTAATTAGATTAGACTTACTCGGCCCAATAAGGTGCAAGGATGAATTCTTTATCGTCATGATAACGCACCATAGTCCTAATGTGTTCTTCAACTTCTGCTCTCATTTCTTTACACATTTGACCACTGATTGTGTTCACGTTTAAAAAGGCACATTGGTTGTCTTTTTCAGCCTTTAGCACTCTATGCAAGTAgcttaaacaaaaaaaaaactatgaaaAACTTAATGAATTCAGTTATATTTAAAAAAGATTATAGTGTTAAAGAACTTACGATGTAAACCAAAATATAGTAGTGATATCGACCCAGCCGTTGATATTTAGTGCTAACAATGATTCAGGTTCGACATGTATTGGACCCAACTCCATAGGAAACATAGTTTCATCTACATTGAAGGTCAGCTGAGTCTTCCAATCGTCCTTGATATGTTCTTTTAGTCGACGAACCATATCCTTGAACCATTTGGGTCTTAGTTGGATTAATTTCAAGCCTAGCTCAACTTTTTCGGCTTGCTTGTCCTGATCTGTCACTTTAGGTTGGGCCTGTTTTTCATTGCCTTTGGCCTTCTTTTGTTTTCCTTTAGGTTGCTTCGGGTTAGATTGTTTCCTTTTGGGCTTTTGAACTACAACCTTCGTAGCCTAAAATATCATTGTCTTCATTTAAAGCGTCATTTTCTTGATCAGTATCTTGTTCGTTGTTATATGTTTGATCATTGTCTTCATTGAACGACGACGTGCCACGATTTGAAAGCGATTCCCCATGCTTTGACCAACAAGTATATCCAGGCACAAAACCATCTCTCAACAAATGAAACTTTATTTCTTTAATAtcatgtttttgaaaatttttacaCGATGCACAAGGACAAAAAATGAGCTGATCTTCGGCATTCACCCGAACCCGATGAGCTTTGGCGGCCTTAAGAAAACTTTGAACACCCATTATATATTTTGCACTAACAGGACTTTGTTTGTACATCCAATCGTCACGATCCATCTGAAATCAAAATTTACAAATAAATCGAGTGGCCAATTTTTGTTTCAACCACTTttagttttaaatttttattaaattaGCAGTGACTAAATGATTTTAGTTCGGAAATTAAAATTTCAGTTGTTGCTACTTTTTAAAACATGTGTCCAtccaaaatataaaaaaaacacatACATATAAATAAACGACTAATAGAAACAAAAGTCTATATATGTTTCGACCAAAAACTAATAAATAACTTGCATGTTTTTCGATTTTATGAATTGTCTATGAAATTTGATCGAATCCAAGACCTAATGGTCTCTAAGTCTTATCCTGCCACAATATACCACTAAGAGATAATGCCGTTtttagataaaataaataaaagtttggGCTTATCtacattttttttgaaaggagaataataataataacaataataataaaataaataaataaatatggaTTAACGTTGACACCTGATGTTGGTAGATAACAAAATGATAGTTGGATCACGAAAACCCAGGAGGGTACCCAATTCATATATGGTAGCAAAGTCAAATTGGTTACAAACTGTGTGAACaaaagattattattattatatatgtatgtatattctTTGCTCAAGTGCAACTCGCAGGGGCGGTGTGAATGTAGTAAAGGTGGCTGGCAAGCCTTCATTCCATATAAAATCTATCTTTGATATTAATCTCAAaaggtttgtttgttttgatcCTATATGATGTATTAATGGGGAAGAGCTAAATCATTTTGACCTAAAATACATAAGTTAAGTTATATGTCCACTATTAAACCTTATTCTTTTCTTTCACGGGACTAGAACCTACCATTTACAAAGTAACACCAACTATTA of Helianthus annuus cultivar XRQ/B chromosome 1, HanXRQr2.0-SUNRISE, whole genome shotgun sequence contains these proteins:
- the LOC118491595 gene encoding uncharacterized protein LOC118491595 yields the protein MDRDDWMYKQSPVSAKYIMGVQSFLKAAKAHRVRATKVVVQKPKRKQSNPKQPKGKQKKAKGNEKQAQPKVTDQDKQAEKVELGLKLIQLRPKWFKDMVRRLKEHIKDDWKTQLTFNVDETMFPMELGPIHVEPESLLALNINGWFFFCLSYLHRVLKAEKDNQCAFLNVNTISGQMCKEMRAEVEEHIRTMVRYHDDKEFILAPYWADGHWTLFIIAVKVRRVYILDSLFKKGNKNHSRYLLTSVIESALLPIKPTFDMVNCNQQAETWECGYILLQSVFDFVNVYQKQFPRMWNDTKVATDEDIEKTLKELMPILFDGLGIP